gttgcttttttgacatttcatgatttgaataaaaaatgtaaCTGTAAGCTCTAGACAATAAAGCTTGAAACTTATTCCAAAATTATAGCGTCAATCCTATTTTTTCAAgataattttgcaaatgataccttggtattttttaaatttactattctgagtaatgggccaattagtttcctgccttacacaggattgaatagggattatcatagttcaactgttatttattgattaaataaacctctttttaataagtaatttcaaggatttgaaagtccattaATTAGTCCTACActcaaatatcatgaaattaagaattccaaaattttattattttttttaaaaggaatgtcatctttaaaggcctataactcaaaaacatgtctttgTTGGAGCTGGTGGGCACATATAGGGAGATCGTCCTCCATGATCAAGAAGACATGCATATTGCATAGAGTACAAAAGAATGATAATACCACTTTTTAGGTGATTGGTAatttgtactccatgtatttgcatgtcttctggaggacaATTTGAAATATAATATTTTGCACTAAACCTTTGACGAGTGGAGAGTACGTACTACCATGATGTTGTAAAGACAGAGTTAACAGTGCGTACGGCGCAAggatcattcataaatttccactcggcttGTGACTTTCATTAATactacacattttccacccaatggGCCGACtctattttatttctttattttaaaggagtatttcatgatcctagcatcttctttttatgacatatttcagtagatatccacgaaaaaaagcttattcccaaaatttcagttgcttccgatcgtgcgtttgcgagttatgcatgattatgtatattgcactgctccatagacaatgtgttgtaatttcattctggtgcaccagaacaaaattcgaatgtcacgatatctttgctaaacgaattaatctggatcacgaaatgcccttttaagtcctcagcaaatagtTTGTGTTCTCCGACAACATGTGGGTAAAGCTGTATTTGCCCTCTAGTTTAACATGGGATCTACATGTAATTGTGTTGTCATGTATGTATTCAAGAAATTTTACTCCTTGTATCTCAAGAAGTAAATTATGTATACATATTCTCAAAGGTTATTGTGTAAAGAATGTTAATATGATACAGGGTGGCCTAAATAGTTTCTATTGGTGAAACATGGTggcctaaacaatttttatagGTGAAAGAAACAAAAAGTTAGTGACAATTATTATGGTTTACTTTTTTCCATCTACACCAAGCAATTACACTGTACATGATACATGAATGTATTCATGATGTAGCTTAGTCTAGCCTATACCCACCAACCCAggaataaccaaaattaattttgtttattttaatattaaaatattccaTCATGTATACAGGGTGGACAAAAATATGatttgtgtgtggggtggggatgTGTGTGTAGAAAGTACTGTTTTgttattgatattttaaaatgagcaTAAGGCtacgtgtcttgagctcgccccATTTTGCGTTGCGCATCCTTTTTGAGCATATTTACATCTTTCGAGCTTGAAATCAACATAACATTTTACATATGTACCTCACCCtatcaaaagtatacatttcctgaaaggaaattgcatgaGGAATCCAAATATGGCATTGAAAAAACTATAGGAAGTAGGGTAAAGTTGTCCAGACTGAAAATATCACctaaaaatttactttttcattttttatctttCAAACCACATTTTTTTAACCTTTACCCCTACCTTTGATTTCTCATCATATTTGAACTCCCCATGAAACttcccttcagaaaatgtatacttttatagggGTAGGGTATACTTTACTGATTTACTTACTGCTTTGGtaaatgacctcagatgacctttgacatgtgacctttgaccccatgtgtGACCTAAAACATAGCTTAGCTAATACCTCTTCACTCATGGACTCTTGGGTCCAAGTTGCATGGACAGGGACCTTATACTTATGAAGTGGGAGCAATTTTAAAAATCAAGTGCAAtgccgtgtcttccatagggtttgtACAGGCCCGCTTCCGCACCTCCGCCTTCCGCCTCCTCCTCCACCCTCAATACTCATAATATAAAATGACACTTCTCCAGTATCCTGCAACTTTATGTCATGAATTTTGCACAGCACAGAGAAGGgagtttaagctttaaaatgataccacaaCCAAAGGTGTGGCTTGCATGGTTGTAAAGTTATAGTAAATTTATTACAGAGAGATACAGAAAAACGCAACGCCTCCACCCTATTTGGGAGGCGACTTCAAGACACATGGCCATAAAAGAGTTATATTTGGACTATAAACACAACTTGATATATTGCAAAACAATAATCACATAATTAGCTCTAATTATGTTTCATACTAATTATACATACAGTGTGTTATAAAACTTAAATCATGCATTTGCAATTATCCTAATCTGTACTGTAATATTTTGAGATCGACAGTAACTACCAGTAATTAAATGTTATTATTAATGTTCATGCTATACATACGAAGTTTAGTGGCATAAAATAGTCATAAAATAGTcatattcaaaagttgcacatCAATATATGTACACGGACCTCTTAATAAACATGTTGAATATTATAATTAATCCTATGAAATTCATATAGGCCAAAATGCATTGGCACAAGTTTTGAAATCTAATTTTGATAAAGAAATGCAAAATATAACAcatacttggtgggtgggtgcatcttggcccgagacagaacaagtttgtattggttagtggagTCCTAAAAGCACATCATATACATTATATGTAAagctatagttttgtcagaatttcggttttaattgcaccatttttcaattccggctaccaattttgtcaaaatcgattcgcgaatgtacccatgggtgggtgattttgcaagccacaatatagaaatattgattatttctgctggttataattagaaatgaagtactggttggacattttagTAGAGGACCATCCTGTAGAATCCGTGACTAAATCGTtgaacaaaagtttgagagtcattttgggatctttgattgattctgaataaatttagcttgagctcacctcctgaaacttccgggatTCCGGAGAGGGGTCAATCAATGacacatgggggtcaaattttcagaatgctccaattatgtcaagtaatatatcaaattactcgtatggtcatgaggattccaaaaatgtatagtttgttatgtgtcagacctttcaagaaggcgctatgacgaaaaatgttcaaataACAGTTACTTGTCAAGATGTGGATTTTTCTGTTTTGCCCATTACATGACTTGCCCTTAATCACGAATCCTGTCTCTCTGCCTTAATGTCTTTATTAATTAACTAGGCGGtcacccatatttggcggttctcagctgtcgcgattacctggctgatagGCTGaccatgcccataggacagtttttactaatttgaccgcaAATGACCCATGGTGACACCGAGATgactttcccaaaatttggctctaaatgttgactgttcccaccaagtttcatgcccatacaacagtttttactaatttgacccctggtgactccaaaatgagcttccaaaaatttggttgactgtacccaccaagtttcatggccatatgccagtttttactcatttgacctcagatgacccctggatgacctcgggtaaCCCTgatccactaaccaatacaaacttgttctgtctcgggccaagatgcacccacccaccaagtttgaggaacgtgcgaccgaGTCCCGAGTcaccgagaaaataggcggacagacacccagacagacGTTACGtactatataaactcctcaacaaaagtttggaaagttttttcaagtatctgtatctcaaattatttgtgacatattcatatcgtgttgcatatcaatagatagctactATACTCCCTTtgcaatgacaccccatttgaaaaaaataacatttttcacggctgagtacacgccttgtgaatgtagtggggtctcaaacagaatttggcaaattctgtgctcaaacagcgctagccactaacctcaataactggtggaaaaaccataggcagccacaatagtcaggcaccttctcctcatgctgctcaccgacctggttacacgtcactgtggcatggcattccattcttcaacaaggattcgtcccagctcattcaatgtggttgcaaatGGACTTCTCTGGCACTTACAACACGATCAAGCTAGTCCCacaagcagtggcgtaactagggggcggGGGGCAATATGCCcagggcgccacccttaggggcgccaaattgaccaattcagcatcgattctgcgcccctccaagcgatgaaagtcaaaattttcagcacaaATTCAATTGAAAGGACATTTGAAGACCGGTATTCAGTTTCTCAATTGAAAGGagattttaagaccgatattcagcTTCTAGTAACCaacattaattagtggtaggccttatttgtccaaaatttcggacgctccgcgcaattgtttcaaaaatttgaaattctcGGGTGGGGTAGGGGcgcaaattttgtttcttgccccgggcgctaccaaccctagttacgccactgcccacaagtgttcaatcgggttgaggtctggcccccgagTCTGCCTGATAGCAGGCCATTttggctctactcccatattctgtaggtagtcgttgaccaCCGTGGCTCTGTGGGCCGATCGGTGTCATCTttgaggattgcattaggtccctgattttgaagatatgggattgcagcttgctgcacagaataatggtcaatttggcgaattctgtttgagaccccactaccttcacaaggcgtgtacttagccgtgaaaaatgttattgtttcaaaatggggtgtcattgtaaaggggagtattgtagctatccattgatatgcaacacgatataaatatgtcacaaataatttgagatacagatgcttgaaaagtTTATATAGCTTTATATgcttgaggagtttatatagctACAAAGGAATGTTGCAGATTATGTGTTTGAGATTTGTTCATTCCCAGGACTAAGCACTCAGAACTCCAGTCAACCGatggctattgttgtacaaggctcactcagtcatttaatgaggccaATACAAACGATCAATTAATTGttattgaaatgagcaaaattttgaattttcatttttcagaaaatgtcagaagaaaactaatGCTAGTTATAATATAGTGTATTGTATATTTTCAAACCTTGCTTCAGCTTGCCCTGCAagcatgtttttctttttttttttttttttttttttttttttggtcaacgtttttgcttgtgaaagtaacataattcgctaacgaaagatatttcccacctattGAACTTCCTAAAAGCACATCATATTATGTAAagctatagttttgtcagaatttcggttttaattgcaccatttttcaattccggctaccaattttgtcaaaatcgattcgcgaatgtacccatgggtgggtgattttgcaagccacaatatagaaatattgattatttctgctggttataattagaaatgaagtactggttggacattttagTAGAGGACCATCCTGTAGAATCCGTGACTAAATCGTtgaacaaaagtttgagagtcattttgggatctttgattgattctgaataaatttagcttgagctcacctcctgaaacttccggggaTTCCGGAGAGGGGTCAATCAATgacacatggggtcaaattttcagaatgctccaattatgtcaagtaatatatcaaattactcgtatggtcatgaggattccaaaaatgtatagtttgttatgtgtcagacctttcaagaaggcgctatgacgaaaaatgttcaaagGACTTTGGTGTCtaattttatattttcttgcattagaaatttatttctattttatttatttttattgtaaatacaaTTACACAACttaaaaactgtacaaggaaccaatgacctaattacaatatggatgcttttggcagccatgttgcaaaagagggtcatccgTTCCTTGTATAGTGTTTTAATTTGCTGAGTTGTATTTCTCGTGctagaaaacatataattagacaccaaaattaccaaaatcagactTTGTTAACtgtggtcagaattcaaaaaggttgtTGACCTTTGAACACAATTGGGCTGGGTGTACaatggtgtagtaccccttaactaaaAAGAGGGGCTATGACACTGAAAGGAATATAACCTAACAACAGAACATATAATgagaacacaaaaacaaaaaatcattatttaattttgcGTCATCGTTTTTCTCTTCCAGACGTGCAATGGAGTCGCCTTTCACGAAATTCCAGTTGTTATTCTGCAAAACTTGTGGTTTACAACGATTGTGTGATGTGACCGAAGAACTCCAGAAActctttacagaaaaatatttggAGCCAAACACATGTGGTATTTGCCAGAAACAAGTGGAGCAAGCGAACAACATCAACAAAGAGAAGTCTGCGCAACAATCTGGTATGAAAGAAGAACAAATTAACGACGGTGATGGTCAGAATGACGATTACGATTTACGTCCAAATTTACGTGTTGCTGTAAAAAAGGACAAATTGGTTATAAACAATAAGGTACAAGATGATGAGGTCATTGCCATGAAAATTGAGCCGAATGTAGACATTGACGAAGGCCACAAATCGATGCAAATGGAAGAAGATCCTGAACTGGTGGCTTCACCTATGAAAAGTGAGCTGGATGAAGACACTGACGAAGAAATCCACTCATTGACGCAAGAAGAAGATCCTGAACTGATGGCTTCACCCATGAAAAGTGAGCTGGATGAAGACACTGACGAAGAAATCCACACATTGACGCAAGTGGCAGATCCTGAACAGGTGGCTTCATCCACTGCCATGAAAAGTGAGCGGAATGAAGACATTGACGAAGAAGTCCACAGATTGATGCAAATGGAAGAAGATCCTGAAATGGTGGCTTCGTCAACTTTACTGGAAGGAACAAATGaagattttttcaaatttcttgatCCTGAACTTCTTAAAGTCACACTGCCTTCAGATGACCCAAAAAAGCCCCTCAAGTGCAAGGTATGCAATGCAGCATTCGGTGCTATTCAATTATTTGCTAACCATGTGTCAGATCACACGGATAAAGGGCCGATGCAGAAGCCACTGAAGTGCCCAGACTGTGGGAAGAACTACCCTACAAAATCTTTCCAACAGCACAGAGGATTCCATTTCAACTTGAAAACTCCGCAGCAGTGTATCTACAAAGGATGCAAATTCGCATTCAAAGAATTGAGAGTATTTAAAAGCCATTTGGATGTGCACAAAGGGGACAAACGTCATTGTTGCAAGGTATGTGGTGCAGGATATTTGAGAAAAAGAGATCTGTCCGTACATGAACAAGTCCATTCTAGTGGACCAAAACGATTCCGTTGCCGGTATTGTGAGAATTCCTACAGTACTAGTAACATAACACTGCGACATGAGAGAAAAGTTCATGATCATCAAGATATTCTTGAATGTGATGAGTGTGGCCTTAAATGTTCGACAGAATATTCGTTAAAGAGGCATAAACAGTCCCACAAAACAAAATTGGAAACCGATTTTGTATGCGCCCAGTGTGGAGCATGTTTTACAGATCAAGTTACGCTTGATCAGCATGCATTAAACGCCTGTGAAGCCCCTTTTGATTGGGAAGGGGAAACCAAATTCGTGGATCCAAGACTTGTAGCTCTCATGGATAAGCCAAGAATAAAGAGCAAACCATTCAGGTGCAAGCAATGTCCAAGGAAAGAATGCAGACGTTTGTCTCTATTTTTGTACCATGTGAAATATAAACATGATTGCCCTGTGACACATGTATACACTTGTGATCAGTGTGATATGAAATTTGACAAGTATAGCGAAGTGGAAGATCATAGTGCAACCCACTCGCATGATTTGACATATATGTGCGATCTTGACGGCTGTAATAAACATTTCAAAACCCCAACCGATTTTAGAAAGCACAAGCTTTATCACAAAGATGATAAACGACAACACACATGCCACATCTGTGGCGTAAGCTTTCGGACAACTTCGACTCTCACAAGACATGTGAATGgtgtacattttaaaaataacagaCCCTACAAATGCACGTACTGTGACAGTCGTTTCCTTTGGAAGGGAATGCAGCAAAGACACGAAAAATTACGACATCTCAATGAAAGACGCTTTGTGTGTGAAGTCTGTGGAAAGTCCTTCAAAGAAAAGACACAGCTGGTTACTCATAATTACAGTCACACCGGTGAGCGACCATTCGCTTGTCATCTGTGTGAGTATCGATGTGTTCGCCGAGACTATCTGACCAACCACATGCGTTTACACACTGGTAAACGCCCATACAGATGTGAACTGTGTGAGACAACATGTATGCACAAATCTGCCCTAAATTATCACATGAAGAAAGTTCACTAGTTACCTAGATCATAATCCAAAGAAACATTGGCCCGTCTGACTCTGTGctactttaaaaaatatttttaccgtTACATCTAATGTAAAACGTTGAGACAGATACATcaacactcctcaaaagaattaaaggatcagatgaatatatcagcatttttgaaacataggATATGATGATTATTGATatttgtgcttgatctttcattacatctcTTGTTTCCCAAGTTGTAGACAAATCCGCCatcacccacatcttgaggggagggggggaaatggaggctaaaatttcaatgttgaagccatttttcaaacatctccacggtcaaggtcatgtcacatattgagatgggtttgtTTACGTGATGTGCGTTTGGGTCtatatacgtcacattagtgggtataaaaTGCCCTCAATTAATCCccggggtggggaaagtcattaatgtaaccgcacaaaTGATCATCTCCCGGCCCCCTCCTCACatatctgagggtaggggtcataaATGAGCGCCCTTAATAGTGGaacgtaatgcataaatgaatactctataatgttctgtaccatttaatgatcacGATTAAGACCCCTACCCTCAGAGAAACGAGGAGGGGCCCGCtggtcatcttttgtacggttCCGGATTCCAGTAATGACTTTCCCCAACCCCGGGGAACCATCTTATgcccactaatgtgacgtatactAGTAGACCCAAACACATGTGacatacacaaacccaccccAATATATGACCTGCACTTGACTGTGgtgacctttgaaaaatggcttcaaaaacgaaattttagcctccattttccctccctcaagatgtgggtgatGCCGGATTTGTCTACAACTTAGTGTATAATGTATCTGTCTCAGCGTTTTTACATTAGATGAAACTGGTGGTGGTTTATTTCGAAATACCGTGGAACCCCTTCTATGTACATACTACAAGTAGTATGTACCTTTAAATGAGTGTTTTTTGACGAGAGGCAGACACCCTCTTCAAAAACATTCACTACTTTTGTCTTACAAAAATACATGTTTGTGCAGCAGCCTGTATCATTAATATAGTGCTCCCCTGggagttgctcaaactccaaataatgttttgtggGTCTGCCTCTCGTCAAAGAAACCCTGATTTGGaagaaattatatattaaatGCTTCTACTATTGTAGATTGACTTTTCCGGTACTACCAATGCGCATAATATCCGTACATTGTCGTAAAACGCAGCTCCAGCCAAACATATTAATTATTACCAGTACTATCCGgatatattttaatttaattgtgGATTTTATCTTTCTATCCATGCATGTAAATAATGTCTGTCGTGTAattattgtaatgttttgtaCTATGGGCTGAAGGTCTACGTACTCAATAAAATACTATAACataacattttaacattatttCTTAACTCGATATGTATTCttatgaaagtaggcctatataatttaaTAAATGCTCAATTATTAAATTTAACGTCATATCAATTTCATATTGCCATTGTACAACAAAGGGTACGTTTAATGAAACATCAATTCTTTCTTTCCCCTTCCTTCTCCAGCTCTCTCTCCTTCTCCTGTTTCCCATCCTGTCTCCATATTCTCTACGCCCCTTTTTGCTCTTCAAAACTTTACCCCTCCTATAATACCTCACTCGCTCCCTGGGCACTCCCATTTCCCCCCCATGTTGtcgtgatttttcctttaggaGGGCATGGGAAGGCGACTTTCAATGTAAACTGTCCCTCTCCTTTGGCTACCGGTCCCTCTCCCCTGGCTACCGCCactgcacctccctgtccacttcaaATGCCCTCCCTCTTCTCCCTACCCCCTTTCTTACGAGATGCAACATAATGttctatttaaaaatatatgcacCTGCTCTTATATACTTTTCCCACAAGTATTCTACATGTACTCTGCTGGCCCCAGTAAAATAAGTCAATTTTACACGAACTTTATCCCCTTGCCGTTAAAGTTTTCATAAAACTTCCATTTCGcaaactgatttttttaaaaacaattagtgggtttttagcggattcgccgtcggacaagtttacaactgtcaagctttcttcaggattagctctgacttcttcaggacaaagcacctaagaatgagacatgtagaccggcccttgcctactgatggctctgaaaagagccttcCACCGAAGACTGCCCCGTGTCAACAGAGaataagcagatctcgcctatttGCTAacttaaaggttttggtggctctgaaaagagccgttcactgaagactgcctcttGTCTACAGaaataattgttatgaattcccgtcgtaaaagcctgtAATGGGATATTGAAAGGTATCTCTATTAATTCATAAAATAAAACCACTGTCTACCAATTATTAGAAACACCCCAATTATACTGCccccaattatgcaaattaggccctAATAAAACCCAGTGCACAGTCCAAGAAGTTTCATTCTGTGTGGGCAAAAAGTTACCATTTTTTACTGTGTGGCTCTGTGTGAGCAGAAATAATTAAGATTTTGAACTGTGTGAGGAACTTGAACTTTGTGAAATAACTTAAACTGTGTGTTGAACTTAATATAAGGCTGTTTGCTAGAAAGaagatattatatatttttttgtgccTTGGACAATACTGAGGTTTCGGTATTCTTCATTCGTAATTCTCCATTGGTATTATAATTCTGGTAATATTACGGGATTGTCTATTGTTCTCCATTACATGCTAGTATTGTATCGTTGGTATTGCAATACTATTGGTTGTTAAGAGTTGTTATGAGAAAAGAGAGCAAATAAAGCTACCAATTGTAAATAAGAGAAATACTTGTGTGAAACGTGCTTTTATCCCTAAGGTTTGTGTCAAATCTACTAGTCCACacggtgtgttctgccacaccaacgAACCCGTGGTGGTGATAAAACTAAACCAGTAGCCCGTACCAGTCTCCGGTCCCGCCacaaatggtggcagcggtgggatcgtGTTAAATTTGTAGGCACAACCTTAGAGATAAAGGTCAAATAACTCTGTGTGAATTCCGTGATAAGAAAAACTGTGTGCAATCTGTGTGTAAACTCAGTGGATGAGAGAAAATGGTTGCTTTGTGCAAGTATCTGTGTGGAGACTAAATGAACTGAGAGTACTGGTCAAaccaaatgttgttttaaatatagaagatatttaaaacaagagaattaatTAACTTAGTGTATACAGGCGTGTGGTATTATACTTTGTGAGAACAAAAGAACCCCTGATGTGACAGTCTAAAGTTTAATGGACTCTGTTAGCCATGAGTGCAGATAAAGAGAGTGAGACTGGAATAATGGAAAAGGAGGGTTCTGTGCATGATGAAATGGAGGTTAGAGGCGCAGAGTTGGGTGCAATGGATAGCAAGGCCTCCGAGACCATTGTGCATAATGACTCTGAAGGTGTGAGTTCTAAAGAGAGTGATTTGGAGAGTAAAAGATCAAAGGAGAGACTTGTCGTTATAACCTGAGGTCAACTAGAAGTAGAGAAGAGACATGTGTAAGAAAGTCTAAGGCAAATAGTGACAGTGATGAAGGAAGTGTGATAGATAGACAGAGACTTGAGTTGCGTGAAATAAAGCGATCAAGACAAAAGCTTGTGAGTGAGAGACAGATGTTGGGAAGACAAAATGATGAACTTGAGAAGGAGAAGAGAGACTTGAGAAGATTAAATGATGGGCTGGAAGAGGAAGCTATGAGACTTGCTAGGGAGGCTAGAGCTAAGTCATCAGAGATAAACGAACAAAATGCCTTGGTACAAGAGTTGAGATCCGTTATTAGAGAAATAGAGCAGGAAAAAGTACAGTTGTTGGGAAGAGTGAAGGGAATTAAGGCGGAATTAAAAGATGTCCAAACAGAGAAGCAAACGGTTGAATGGGAGTTAGAGGAGTGTATCCATAGTATCAAAAAGACTCAACAAGAGCGAATAGAATATGAAAGTAAGGAAGAGG
This DNA window, taken from Amphiura filiformis chromosome 16, Afil_fr2py, whole genome shotgun sequence, encodes the following:
- the LOC140136221 gene encoding zinc finger protein 532-like — protein: MESPFTKFQLLFCKTCGLQRLCDVTEELQKLFTEKYLEPNTCGICQKQVEQANNINKEKSAQQSGMKEEQINDGDGQNDDYDLRPNLRVAVKKDKLVINNKVQDDEVIAMKIEPNVDIDEGHKSMQMEEDPELVASPMKSELDEDTDEEIHSLTQEEDPELMASPMKSELDEDTDEEIHTLTQVADPEQVASSTAMKSERNEDIDEEVHRLMQMEEDPEMVASSTLLEGTNEDFFKFLDPELLKVTLPSDDPKKPLKCKVCNAAFGAIQLFANHVSDHTDKGPMQKPLKCPDCGKNYPTKSFQQHRGFHFNLKTPQQCIYKGCKFAFKELRVFKSHLDVHKGDKRHCCKVCGAGYLRKRDLSVHEQVHSSGPKRFRCRYCENSYSTSNITLRHERKVHDHQDILECDECGLKCSTEYSLKRHKQSHKTKLETDFVCAQCGACFTDQVTLDQHALNACEAPFDWEGETKFVDPRLVALMDKPRIKSKPFRCKQCPRKECRRLSLFLYHVKYKHDCPVTHVYTCDQCDMKFDKYSEVEDHSATHSHDLTYMCDLDGCNKHFKTPTDFRKHKLYHKDDKRQHTCHICGVSFRTTSTLTRHVNGVHFKNNRPYKCTYCDSRFLWKGMQQRHEKLRHLNERRFVCEVCGKSFKEKTQLVTHNYSHTGERPFACHLCEYRCVRRDYLTNHMRLHTGKRPYRCELCETTCMHKSALNYHMKKVH